One genomic region from Anopheles bellator chromosome 2, idAnoBellAS_SP24_06.2, whole genome shotgun sequence encodes:
- the LOC131208218 gene encoding uncharacterized protein LOC131208218, with product MEDGLNLSYESGFHSDWKSIYNRDILFWTSHDYHTDPAMRTIVETISFLAEKLTLSPAVEFSAIDALELLLVRAFQSWKEPVTATKPGALEVSKGRFLKQLPTYIVAVLDITAKYMDASIKLDLATLRRLVHANGPSDSMLSVEFEVIKILGNEFRSSLLLGAVERFTKEYLIPLNVTKKETISRLGLKLLRLVTAERAAIYGSLRNSIKDEASFRRFKASKLILAGSITLTVLHLIPAVRHSKPILHQILEPIADDCGVQATNLIYLRDAIILQVIDRA from the exons ATGGAGGACGGGTTGAACTTGAGTTACGAGTCCGGGTTTCATAGCGACTGGAAAAGCATCTACAATCGGGATATCCTTTTCTGGACATCGCACGACTACCACACGGATCCGGCAATGCGGACCATTGTGGAAACGATCAGTTTCCTCGCTGAAAAGCTTACCCTTTCGCCGGCCGTCGAGTTCTCGGCCATTGACGcactggagctgctgctggttcgaGCGTTCCAGTCCTGGAAGGAACCGGTCACTGCTACTAAGCCCGGGGCACTTGAAGTGAGTAAGGGCCGATTTCTGAAGCAACTTCCAACGTACATCGTGGCCGTGCTCGACATCACGGCCAAGTATATGGACGCATCGATCAAACTCGATCTCGCTACGCTTCGAAGGCTGGTGCATGCGAACGGTCCAAGCGACAGCATGCTTTCGGTGGAGTTTGAAGTTATAAAGATTTTGGGCAACGAG TTTCGTTCTTCGTTGCTGCTGGGAGCGGTCGAACGCTTCACCAAGGAGTACCTCATACCGCTGAATgtcacgaaaaaggaaacgatttCTCGCCTTGGCTTGAAGCTGTTGCGCTTGGTCACGGCAGAACGGGCGGCAATTTATGGCAG TTTGAGAAACTCGATCAAAGATGAGGCCTCGTTCCGTCGCTTTAAGGCGAGCAAATTGATTCTGGCCGGATCAATCACACTCACGGTGCTTCACCTGATTCCGGCGGTTCGCCACAGCAAACCGATTTTGCATCAAATCCTTGAGCCCATTGCGGATGACTGTGGCGTGCAGGCGACGAACCTGATTTATCTGCGTGACGCGATAATACTGCAAGTCATTGATCGGGCCTAG